Part of the Rhizobium sp. WYJ-E13 genome is shown below.
TTTTGAAGCCGCCGCGGCCACCTGCCGTTTTACTTGATCTTCGGATTCAGCAGCGCGTCGATCTTCGGATCGGCCATATTCGCCTTGGTGACGAGGTTTGCGCCCGTATCGACATTTTCCGGAACCTTCTCGCCCTTGGACACGGCAAGAGCGGTCTTGATGCCGTCATAACCCATGCGATAGGGGTCCTGAACGACGAGGCCGGCAATCGCGCCGTCCTTGAGGAAGCCGACCGTCTTGTCGTCGCTGTCGAAGCCGATGACCATGATCTTGTCGCCGAGCTTGTTTTCGGCGATCGCCTGGCCCACACCCTGCGCCATGATGAGGTTCGAGGCGAAGACGCCGACGAGGTTCGGGTTTGCCGTGATCAGGTCGGTCATCATGTTGAGGCCGGTCGTTGCCTGGCCGTCGCCATACTTGTCGGCGATCACCTTCAGGCCGGGATGCTTGGTCTTGATCTGATCCAGGAAGCCTTCGCGGCGCTGTTCCAGGGAGCCGACGCCGGGAAGGTTGGTCAGGATGACGACTTCGCCTTCTTCCTTGCCGGTCGCTTCCTTGATGGCGGCGGCAAGACCGTCGGCAGCGATGCGGCCGCCCTGGACGTTGTCGGTCGTCAGAAACGACTTGAATGCCTTGGAGTCGGCGCCGGAGTCGATGCCGATGATCGGAACCGACTTGGCGGCTTCATCGATCGGCTTGCCGAGTGCCTTGAACTCGGTCGGCGAGATGACGACAGCGGCCGGCTTGCCGGCAACGGCGTTCTCGAGAATGCTGATCTGGCCGTTGATGTCGGATTCAGCCTGGGCGCCAAGCTCCGGCACGTTGACGCCGAGATCCTTGCCGGCCTTGCGGGCGCCTGCCAGAACGATCTGCCAGTAGAAGGACGTCGTGTCCTTGACGATGATCGGGATCGTCACCTCGGCGGCAAAGGATGCGGCCGGCATTGCCGTGGCGATGACGGCAGCGCCCGCAAGTGCCGTAAAGGCGCGGCGAGACAGAATGGATTTCACGATACTCATAAGGGTTCTCCTCTCAGGGTGCGTTCTCCTCCAATGAAACCGGACCGCTGAACGCAGGCGGACGATTTTTTATCGATAAAAAACATTTACAGTGAGAAGCTAGCTGAGGCGCAGGCAAATTGCAAGTGTGCCTATTTCGCTTTTTTAGCCGCTAAATTGCCTCCCAAGCAGTTGTTTTCGTTTAAAATACATAAGGACCTAAAATAAGATCCTCAGTCGAATTGCACTTCGTGCGGATGCACGACACCCTTCTTCAAAATCAGGTTGCCATAGAGCCGGAACTCTGTGGTTGCGACGATGTAGGCGGCCTTCCGTGCCATCTCGTAAAAGGCGAAGCGTTCCACCGATGCGATGGAGAAATTACCGGCACGCCGGGTGACGATCTCCTGGAATTCGGCGCAAACCTCCGGCACGGCCTTGGGATCGCCGACCACTTCCATCCGCCATGCCGATTGCGGCACGAACGTATCGAGCGGCATATGGGTGAGGATCGCCTCGGCCATGGCAGTCGCGCTGACGCCATCGGCCCGGATGACGTCTGGTCCCATGCTGCTTGCCGGGAAATTGGCGTCGGCAATGACGATATCGTCGCCATGCCCCATGCTCTTCAGTGCATAGAGCAGATCGGGGCCGAGAAGCGGATGAATACCTTTAAGCATAGTGTCTCCTCAGACCCGCACGGCTTCGTCGCCGAGCGGCGCGGCAACCAGCGTATAGGGTTCGAATTCGGGATAGATGTCGGCGGGAAGCTGCGGTTCGAAGTTCTCCATGTTGCGAACGAGGCTCGAAGGCTTCGCCGTACCGATCAGCACCGAGGAGACAACGGGGTCGTGCAGCGGAAACTGCAGGGCAGGGGCGGCAAGCGGCACGCCGTGGCGCTTGGCCACCTCTTCCATTGCGCCCACCTTGGCGAGTACTTCCTCGGTTGCCGGCATATAATCGAAATGCGAGCCCGGCACCGGGCCGGTTGCGAGGATGCCGGAATTGAAGACGCCGCCGACGACGAAAGAAGTACCCTTCTGCCGGCAGAGCGGGATCAGTTCGGCAACGGCAGACCGGTCGAGCAGCGTATAGCGGCCGGCCATCAGGATTGTGTCGATATCGGCGTTGCGCATCACGTCGAGGCAGACAGGCACCTCGTTGACGCCGAGGCCGAAAGCCTTGATCGCGCCCGAGGATTTCAGCTGTTCCAGCGCCTTGATGCCGCTATCGAGGAAATTTTTCAGATGCACGGCATTCTTGGCCGCACCATGCGTATAGGCGCCGATGTCATGAACGAAGAGGATATCGATGCGGTTCAGGCCGAGGCGCGCATAGCTGAATTCCACCGATCGCATGATGCCGTCATAGGAATAGTCGTAATCGGCATCGAAGGAGAGCGGATCGACATAGCTGTAGTCGGGAACGGTGCCTGTCGGCACCGGGCGCAACAGACGGCCGACCTTGGTGGAGAGAACATATTCGTGTTCCGGCTTGTCCCGCAGGAAATCGCCGACGCGTCGTTCGGCAAGCCCGAGGCCATACCACGGCGCTACATCGAAATAGCGGATGCCGTGGTCCCATGCGGTTTCCAGCGTTTCCATCGCCTGCTCACGCGGGCAGGCACGATAAAGGCCGCCGAGGGCTGCGGCGCCGAAGCTGATTTCGGTCACCTCGAGCGCCGTCTTGCCAATTCTCCTCGTCTTCATCATTCCTCCTCGTGAAGACCCAATGTTTTATTTAGAGCGTGGCGCCGAGATGCCACGGGACGAATTCGTTGTCGCCGTAGCCGAAAATCTCACTTTTCGTCTTCTTGCCCGAGGCCGTATCGACGATCAGGTCGAAGATCTCGCGACCCTTGCCGCTGATCGTCGCGTCACCCGTAACGATCGTGCCGCAATCGATGTCCATATCCTCTTCCATCGAGGTATAAAGCGCCGAATTGCTGGCGAGCTTCAGCGAGGGTGCGGGGCGACAGCCGAAGCAGCTTCCGCGGCCGGTCGTGAACGCAATCATGTTCGCGCCGCCGGCAACCTGGCCGGTGGCTGAAACCGGGTCATAGCCGGGCGTATCCATGAAGACGAGGCCGGGGGCCGTAACGCGCTCGGCATAACCATAGACGGCGGTCAGCGGCGAGCGGCCGCCCTTGGCGACGGCGCCGAGCGACTTTTCGAGAATGGTCGTCAGCCCGCCGCGCTTGTTGCCCGGAGACGGATTGTTGTCGAGCGAAGCGCCATGCAGGGCGACATAGTCTTCCCACCAGGCGATCTTCTCATCGAGCTTCTTGGCGACCTCTTCGCTGACCGCGCGGCTGCGCAGCAGATGCTCCGCACCATAGATCTCGGAGGTTTCCGAAAGGATTGCCGTGCCGCCGGCAGCCGCCAAGAGGTCGGCCGCGACACCGAGCGCCGGATTGGCGGTAATGCCCGAAAAACCGTCGGAGCCGCCGCACTGCAGCCCGATGATGATCTCGCTGACGGACATCGGCACGCGCTTTTCGCGGCCGACATCGGCGGCGATTTCGCGCAGCACGCCCATGGCGCGCTCGACCGCGCGGCGCGAACCACCCGCGTCCTGGATGTTGAAATGCCGCTTGGAGGCACCCGCGCCACTCTGGCCGTAAAGGGTGAGCTGATTGACCTCGCAGCCGAGGCCGATCATCAGCACGCCGCCGAAATTCACATGGCGCGTATAGCCGGCAAGTGTGCGGTGCAGCACGTTCATGCCGTCGCCGGTCGAGCTCATGCCGCAGCCCTGGTCGTGAACGATCGGCACGAAGCCATCGATCCCGTCATAATGCGGCAGAATGGTGCGGTTGGCCTCGTCGGCAATCGCCCGACAGACCGTGGTGGAACAGTTCACGCTGGCGATGATGCCGATATAGTTGCGCGTCGCCGCCCGCCCGTCGGCACGGCGATAACCCATGAAGGTCCGCGCCCTGTCTTCAGCGCTCGCTTCTTCTGGCGCCGAGTTGGCGGTTGCAGCAAGGCGGTCGTTTTCGAAATGCAGATTATGGCTGTGAACATGGTCGCCGGCTTTCACATCTGCCGTGGTGCGGCCGATCGCCTGGCCGTATTTTACGACCGGCATGCCCTGCGGAATATCGGTAAGGGCGATCTTGTGGCCGGGGTCGATCTTCTGCCGTGTCGTGACGCCGGCAACATCAGATCCTTCAGCAATCGGAGCCGTCGCGACCGCGACATTGTCTCCGGCCGACAGGATGATCCAATTCTGTCTGTCCAATTTCATCTCCCTGACGAAACGTTCGCTTCTGCGCCCGTTACATCGACGAATGCGCATTGATTTTGTTTTTTATCTACAATAAACATTTTCAAGTCAACGGGAATATTGATCCTGTGGACGAGGGAGGCAAACGGCCGCAGGCGACCGAAAAACAAGATAAAGGTCGCCTGAAGAGGCTCCTGGTCCGGCTGTACCCGTTGTTGGCAGCGGGGATCATCGCCGTATCGCTTGGGCGGAAAGCAGGGTCTGATGGCAAGGCAGAATACGGTCTTCAAGGAAGCCTATAATCGATATGCGGCAGCGTTGCGCACCGATACCGCGCTGCCCTCCGAGCCGGAGATTGCCGCCCAGCTCGGCGTCAGCCGCAGCACGGCACGCGCCATCCTGACCCGCCTCAGCGATGAGGGCATCATCCGCTGGAACAAGCGCCAGAAGATCGTGTTGCGCCAGCCTGTTGACCGCGACTTTTTTCCCACGGAAGAGACCGATTCACTGCACGACATCATCGAGCGCAGCTTCATGCAGCGCATTCTTTCGGATGAAGCAGCCCCCGGCATGCAGATCAACGAGCTGGAGCTTGCCCGCGAGATCGGCACGGGCACGACGAGCGTGCGCGAATTCCTGATCCGCTTCTCGCGCTTCGGGCTGATCGAAAAGCGGCCGAACAGCCATTGGACGCTGAAGGGCTTTACCCGCGAATTCGCGCTGGAACTTGCCGATGTGCGCGAAATGTTCGAGCTGCATTCGGCTGCCGAATTCGGCAGGCTGCCTGCCGAGCATCAGGCATGGGCCGATCTTGCTGTTATCAAGGAAGATCACCTCTCCATGCTTTCCGATATCAACAACCGCTTCAAGGAATTCTCTGTCCTCGACGAGCGCTTTCACCTTTTGATCCACCGCGCCTCGAAGAACCGCTTCATCGCCGACTTCTACGACGCGATCGCCATCATCTTCCACTATCACTATCAGTGGAACAAGACGGCCGCCCGCCAACGCAACGAGCGCGCGATTCACGAACATCTCGATTATATCGCAGCGCTCGAAGCCCACGATCAGGCAAGGATCGAGGCGGCCTGCCGCATCCACCTTCGCTCGGCCCGCCAGACGCTGCTGCAGTCCATTCCGCAGGCGGCTACGGAAAGTGTCTGAATTATCGTCATGAAGGGCGGATGAGGGGACCACATCCACCGATCCCAACCGATCAGCATTATCTCTAATGCGAGGCGGCTTCGCTCGCCGCACCTCCCGCACCTTTGCTCTTCACCCCGCGGCCGATCGGAATGAGCCAGGTGGTCGCAAAGGTCAGCACCGCTACCACGACGACGCCCCAGAAGCTCCAGTGGAGCGCCGCATCGAAAATGCCGCGCACCGTCGCATCGCCGGCGAGCTCCGAAAGGCCGGTCGGCTCGTTCAGGACATGATGCAGGCGGTTTGCCACATCCCCCGTCGCATAGTGACTGATCCCGGCGTTGAGGATGGCGCCGAGCACGGTGGCGCCGAGCGTATTGCCGAGGCTGCGGGCAAAGATGATCGAGGCCGTCGCACTGCCGCGCATCGACCATTCCACGCTGTCCTGCACCAGCGCGATGCTGGTGAGATTGATGAGCCCCATGCCGAAGCCCATGAAGAAGGAACCGGCGCCGGCGACGGCCGGATGGCTGTCCGGCGACAGGAACAAGAGGAAGAAAGCGCCGAAGGGGAACATGAAGCTGCCGACCCGCAGCGTATTGCGGATACCGAATGCCCTGAAGAAGCGGCTGGACAGCATCACCGACAGCGGCCAACCGACCACGAGCATGGTCAGCGTGAAGCCGGCCACGATGGGCGAGCGGCCGAGCACGCCCTGCACATACATCGGCAGGATCGTCGAAAGGCCGATCAGCGCCATGCCGGCAAGCAGCATGCAGGCGTTGCTGGTGGCGACAAGCCGCCGGCTCCAGAGCGCGATGGAAATGATAGGCTCCGGCGTGCGCCTTTCCTGCAGCACGAAAAGAATGCCGGTCACGACGAAGACGATCGCCAGCGCGATGAGGATCCAGGCCGGCGCATTCGTTTCCGTCAGGATCGTCAGGAGCGCGATGATGGAAATCGAAAACAGGATGGCGCCGAGATAGTCGATCCTGGCATTTTTGTGCGCCAAGTCCTCTTTCAGGAAGAGCAGGAAGGCGATGATCGAGAAGATGCCGATCGGCAGATTGATCCAGAAGATCCAGGCCCATGA
Proteins encoded:
- a CDS encoding aldo/keto reductase — translated: MKTRRIGKTALEVTEISFGAAALGGLYRACPREQAMETLETAWDHGIRYFDVAPWYGLGLAERRVGDFLRDKPEHEYVLSTKVGRLLRPVPTGTVPDYSYVDPLSFDADYDYSYDGIMRSVEFSYARLGLNRIDILFVHDIGAYTHGAAKNAVHLKNFLDSGIKALEQLKSSGAIKAFGLGVNEVPVCLDVMRNADIDTILMAGRYTLLDRSAVAELIPLCRQKGTSFVVGGVFNSGILATGPVPGSHFDYMPATEEVLAKVGAMEEVAKRHGVPLAAPALQFPLHDPVVSSVLIGTAKPSSLVRNMENFEPQLPADIYPEFEPYTLVAAPLGDEAVRV
- a CDS encoding UxaA family hydrolase encodes the protein MDRQNWIILSAGDNVAVATAPIAEGSDVAGVTTRQKIDPGHKIALTDIPQGMPVVKYGQAIGRTTADVKAGDHVHSHNLHFENDRLAATANSAPEEASAEDRARTFMGYRRADGRAATRNYIGIIASVNCSTTVCRAIADEANRTILPHYDGIDGFVPIVHDQGCGMSSTGDGMNVLHRTLAGYTRHVNFGGVLMIGLGCEVNQLTLYGQSGAGASKRHFNIQDAGGSRRAVERAMGVLREIAADVGREKRVPMSVSEIIIGLQCGGSDGFSGITANPALGVAADLLAAAGGTAILSETSEIYGAEHLLRSRAVSEEVAKKLDEKIAWWEDYVALHGASLDNNPSPGNKRGGLTTILEKSLGAVAKGGRSPLTAVYGYAERVTAPGLVFMDTPGYDPVSATGQVAGGANMIAFTTGRGSCFGCRPAPSLKLASNSALYTSMEEDMDIDCGTIVTGDATISGKGREIFDLIVDTASGKKTKSEIFGYGDNEFVPWHLGATL
- a CDS encoding ABC transporter substrate-binding protein; translation: MSIVKSILSRRAFTALAGAAVIATAMPAASFAAEVTIPIIVKDTTSFYWQIVLAGARKAGKDLGVNVPELGAQAESDINGQISILENAVAGKPAAVVISPTEFKALGKPIDEAAKSVPIIGIDSGADSKAFKSFLTTDNVQGGRIAADGLAAAIKEATGKEEGEVVILTNLPGVGSLEQRREGFLDQIKTKHPGLKVIADKYGDGQATTGLNMMTDLITANPNLVGVFASNLIMAQGVGQAIAENKLGDKIMVIGFDSDDKTVGFLKDGAIAGLVVQDPYRMGYDGIKTALAVSKGEKVPENVDTGANLVTKANMADPKIDALLNPKIK
- a CDS encoding GntR family transcriptional regulator, with protein sequence MARQNTVFKEAYNRYAAALRTDTALPSEPEIAAQLGVSRSTARAILTRLSDEGIIRWNKRQKIVLRQPVDRDFFPTEETDSLHDIIERSFMQRILSDEAAPGMQINELELAREIGTGTTSVREFLIRFSRFGLIEKRPNSHWTLKGFTREFALELADVREMFELHSAAEFGRLPAEHQAWADLAVIKEDHLSMLSDINNRFKEFSVLDERFHLLIHRASKNRFIADFYDAIAIIFHYHYQWNKTAARQRNERAIHEHLDYIAALEAHDQARIEAACRIHLRSARQTLLQSIPQAATESV
- a CDS encoding RbsD/FucU family protein, which encodes MLKGIHPLLGPDLLYALKSMGHGDDIVIADANFPASSMGPDVIRADGVSATAMAEAILTHMPLDTFVPQSAWRMEVVGDPKAVPEVCAEFQEIVTRRAGNFSIASVERFAFYEMARKAAYIVATTEFRLYGNLILKKGVVHPHEVQFD
- a CDS encoding MDR family MFS transporter, giving the protein MSAPSTQSNRTLVVATIMLATFMVAIEATIVATAMPRIVGQLGGFTYYSWVFSAFLLAQSTTTVIYGKLSDIFGRKPVLIGGILVFLVGSLFCGLAWSMASLIVFRLVQGLGAGAIQPVTMTIIGDLFKLEERGKVQGVMATVWATSAVVGPLAGGIIVDTISWAWIFWINLPIGIFSIIAFLLFLKEDLAHKNARIDYLGAILFSISIIALLTILTETNAPAWILIALAIVFVVTGILFVLQERRTPEPIISIALWSRRLVATSNACMLLAGMALIGLSTILPMYVQGVLGRSPIVAGFTLTMLVVGWPLSVMLSSRFFRAFGIRNTLRVGSFMFPFGAFFLLFLSPDSHPAVAGAGSFFMGFGMGLINLTSIALVQDSVEWSMRGSATASIIFARSLGNTLGATVLGAILNAGISHYATGDVANRLHHVLNEPTGLSELAGDATVRGIFDAALHWSFWGVVVVAVLTFATTWLIPIGRGVKSKGAGGAASEAASH